DNA sequence from the Candidatus Zixiibacteriota bacterium genome:
CGGACGAGCCCTGCGAGCGGAGCCCGCGACGGTTCTTCGCCAACGCGAAGGACAATACCTGAGCGGCGCTCAGGGCTGCGGCGGGGCACTCTAACCTGATCGGAGACACCCGAGAGGTTTTTCGGCAATGGTCGCCAGATGACCGTTCCCTCCATGGCGGGTTCGGGCTGCAGAGACAACCACTCTTACAAACGAGGAGAACATCAATAATCAGTGGAAGAACGGTAGTGAAAGTGCGGAGAGTGGATGAGCGCGATGGCGGTAGACGGGCAGCCAATCTGATCGAACAACAGGTGTGCAACGGGTCACATGGCCAAAAGCCGAGGCCAAAAAAAAACGCCCCGCGCCGGGGGGGAGGGGGAACGGCACAGGGCGAAGTAGGCGGCACTGATGCGAAGCATGGCTAGCAAGGCAGGCCGCCATTTGTTACAACCGAACCGGTCCACTTTGGTTTCCTAAAAAACCGGTTGCCGGTCGATTTCTTTTTCTTTACTCAAAGAACCAAACTGCCGACCGAACGCCCCAAATCGGCGGCAGTATTCGTAATCAATGTGAGAGTCGAAAATAGTCAAGACCTTTTAGAGAACAGAGTTTGTGTCGCTCGATTCGCCCCCATAACTCATTGATAGACAGGTTCTTTCTTGTTTCGAAGCTTCCTCGAAGCGGGGCGGATCAGCGACTCAAATGGTCAACCGTTTTGAGCGTAAACGGCGTCGATATTTGGTTCTTCTCGAGTAGTGTATTGTAAGTATAATATACGCATGAGATTAGAACGGGATCATCGCCTAAATGGACCACCGGTCTCTGCCGATATAGAGTAGAGTATGCTCTCTGTAACTCAGAAGATATTGCGAATCTCACTTGGCGGTGTTATCAGCACGGCGCTGCTGCTGCTTTGGAGCTGCAATACACCCCCTACCGGTAAAGGGACCGACCAGCAGTACGCGGTCGGCGGTTCGCTGGTTATCAACCTGGACCACGACTCGACGGTCACCGCGGTGCAGTTTCTCCGCGACCTCGCTGTTGCCAAGAACGCTGATATTCGGCTTGGTACCCGCACCCTTGCGTTCAATAATCAGGCGTATCCGCTTGATTCGGTGTATTCGCGGATGGTGGATTCTGTCACTGATTACTCGGTCGGAACGCGGTATCTTCGCGTGGCCGACTCGACAGTCTTCGTCGACAGCGCTATCACCACCTCTCCGGGGACGCTGTCCATACTGACTGTAACACCGGCCAACCGTCTGATTCAGGGGAATGGGCAGGCCTCGCTCACCTGGACAACGTCATCGGGCGCGCAGGGGTATGTACTGGCGGCTGTTCAGAAGAAAGATGCTTACAGCGGTCCTGCGTACAGCGCATACAATACGTCGATGGCTACGGCGGGTACTTTCCCTCCGGATGCATTCTCGCTCAGCGTCGGCGACGCCCCGGACACCGGGTGGTATTATCTGTATGTCTATTCGTATACCGGTTCACCCAATAAATCGCTCGCCGACCTGTCGTTGCCCGCGCCGCTGCCGACTCAACTGGCGAACAACATCAATCACACCGAACTGGCAGGGAGTTTTGGCACGGTAGTAGTGTCCGCTCACGACTCAGTACATGTCGTGTTCCAGCCGTAGTTATCCAGTTTCCCGGACAATTGCAGGAGCCAAGCTGCTCCGTTCGAGATTGCTTCGGCAAAACGCCTCGCAATGACTGGCACGGTGACTTGTGTTGCGAGACAGCACTTATCAGTACAGTCGTCCGCCAATCTCCGCTGCGTCGACCGGGCTGACCAGCACGATCCCGCCACCTGTGCGCGGGACACCGAGCAGCAGGACCTCTGACATAAACCCGCCGATGTTCTTCGGCTCGAAATTCACTACAGCTAAGCACTGTTTGCCGAGCAGTTGCTCGGAAGTGTAGTCTTGTTTGAACCGGGCTGAGGTTTGTTTGATGCCGAGCTCGGGACCGAAATCGATCTTCAGTTTGTACGCCGGCACCCGCGCCCGTTCGAAATCGGTTACCTCGACTATCACGCCGACGCGGATATCGACCTTTTCGAAGTCGGAGAAAGAGATAGTGTACATAGGCGGTCAAAACTCGAACCGGTCGAGACTAATAATCTCACTCAGTTCTTTGCGGGTTCGTGGAGCCTCGTCCTTTGCGCGCGTGCGCTCATCGAGCGACTCGATCGGCCCTTTGTACCCCAACGCGATCACACACAGGACATGGTAGTCATCGGGGATGGCCAATGCCTCTTTCACCTTCTTGGCATCGTAGCCGGCCATCGGATGCGCCAGCAAGTCCATGTCGGTAGCGCCCAGCAACAGCGACATCACCGCCAGACCGGTGTTGAACGAGTAATACTGTACCGGATCATCGTCGCGAACACCGTCGTCGGATGGACGAGAGCAAACAGCGATCAAAATCGGCGCCGCGGCCGCCCATTGATTACCGCGAGCGAGCGCTTTCATGAACCGCTCTTTTTGCGACGGCTCCGACACGAAGATGAATCGCCACGGTTGGCTGTTGCTGCCGGAAGGGGACCACTGGATTATTTCATACAGCCGATCCAGTTTGTCCTGCGGCAGCGGGTCCGGCAGATAGGACCGTTTGCTCTGGCGGCGGAAGAAGATCGAGTCATCCATGAGTCACCTCCATGTTGTGTCCAATGCACCCTAAGAGATTGCTTCGTCGTCACGCTCGACGCGTGACGCCTCGCAATGACGTTCGGGGTGCGGCACCGCTCGGCGCGGGCGCGTTCTATATTCCCGCTTTCGCGGGAATGACACTGCGGGTGTCAGTTCACACCGTCTGTCTGTCGACAGACGGCAGGAACTGACACAACGGTCTCCGCCCCCTCGTCTTCGCTCGGGGCAGCGCCTTCGGGCACCTTCTCCCGAAGGGAGAAGGATTCGTGTCAGGCGGCGCTGTTAGCCGCGTCGTCGTCGCTTTGCGTCTCGCACTGCAACAGATCAAGCGTTAACGGCAACTTTCACTCGGTAATCACTCATCGCGAGCAATGTCTGCTGGCGTGCCCGAACCAGCGATTCCGTCATAACAAAATCCGGGCCGACATATTCAATCATGATCGATGACGTACACGACGCGAAGCAGCCGGCCTTCCGCAGATCGCCGCCGGTTTTCAGATACTCGAATGTAAATCCGGCCATGTAGGTATCGCCGGCGCCGGTGGCATCGATTAGATCGACATCATACGGCGGGATATCAATAAACGTCGTGCCGTCGTAGATAACCGAACCAAGCTCGGCGAGCGTCACGATCACGAGTTTCGGCCCCCAAGACTTGATCCGGCGGGCTGCTTCGTACGGGTTCTCGCGGCAGTCGATACCGGTCAGAATCTTCCCCTCAAGTTCGTTCGGTTTGACGATATCGAACAACCCGAGTATCTGCTCGATCCCCGGTTTCTTCTCGTGGAAGATGCGGCCATCTGGGCCAACACCCCTAATCAGGCCTTGAGGGTCGCAAAAGAACAGACCGCGGAAACGGCGGCTGATCTCGCGGATATTGTCGAATGACACCTCGCCAAGAATCGGGCCTATCAGAACAGCTTGCGAATCCGTGTACATTGAGGGCGTAAGACCGGCAATATTGTCCGCTTTGCCGAGCAGATCGAGCGTGCGGTTGCCGAAGGCGTCGTAGTAGATGAGCGAAAAGCCACCGGTGCCGCTTGACGGTGTAATGACAGGTTCGATATTGAATCGATGGAGGTCGTGAATGAACTGCTGCTTGAAACCATCCCCAACCGCGCCGACCAGTCGCACCTTTTCACCCAGTTTGCTCAGCGCCAGCGCGGCGTTGGTGGAGCAGCCGGAGAGAATCCGCTCCTTGGTGTCAACGCGGGGGGTTTTGATATAATCGTATACGGGATTGCCGATAGCCGTGATCACAGGTAGAAGCTGCTCCTTGTCAATTAGTCAGAGAAACGGTTCTGTTGCTTTGCTCAGACATGCCGTTTGTTGCCGAGCAGTTTGCGGGCGTAGATGAGGCGCTGGACGGCGGTGATAAGCGATGTGAGGCCGACGATAATCAGTGCGAACTCCAGCCATCGGCCGCGGGGCCAACTGCCACCGGGGAGATAGATTTCGATAATCGCGCCAGCCATGATGAGCAGGAATTTTTCCATCCGCCCCATGATCCCGACTGCGCAGTTTTCGATTTTCCCCATCGATTCGGCCGCCGCACGCGTGTAGCTGGCGATCAGCATGGCGAACAGTGCGAACAGACCCCATCCGGGATGGGTGACCTTCGACATGGTGATTCCGGCCAGAATGAAGAACTCGCCATAGCGGTCCGAGACGTGATCGAGTATGCCGCCGAACACTGTCCCCATGTTGCCGGCACGGGCGGTGGAACCATCGAGCATGTCGGTGAACGCGGTCATGAGCATCCAGAACACGCCCCAGCCCATTTGGGCTTTCCAGAAATAGATGCCAGAAATGAAGGCGCACACGAGCGACGCCGCAGTCAGCATGTTGGGGGTGAGTCCCATTTTGAGGCAGATGTGCCCCAGCCCCAGCGACCACCTTTCGTACCACTGGCGTTTGCGCTGGTTGATTGTCAGTGGCGGCTCGTTCTGGACAGTCCTCACGGGGCGGAATATAGGTCCACACAAGGCCGCCGTCAACTGGCGTACGTAGACACTTCCGGTCGTCGCCCTGAGCGTAGTCGAAGGGCGTGCATGGCCAGTGTGCCAATGGTGGCACGGTTCGTGGTTCGACTCCGCTCACCACGACGCTGTGCGCCACCTGTGCAATACTGACCCGCCCCAAGGGGCGGGGTACCCCACCGTAGCCTGCCTGGGAGTAGATGAAGGCTTGCGGTGGGTTTCGTGTTCGAGGTTCGACTCGGCTCGTGTGACCCGACCGATTGCGCACCGTTATGATTTCCGGCAGTTCACACTCGCCCTCGACACTATGTACAGCTATGTAGGGGCTGGATTCGCGATTGTCTCGGGCGAGCAAGAACTGCCGGGACGGGTAAGACCAAGTCATTGCGAGGCGCTTCGCCGACGCAATCTCAACTGCTGCCGTGGAAGGAATCCGAGATTGCTTCGCCGCCGCGAAGCGCGTCGTCTCGCAATGACTGACTTACGAGTGCGAGGGCATAGCGGTTGGTGTCCCCTGGTGGAACAGCATCCGCCATGAGCCGTCGGCGAGCTTCCAGATGGAACTGCGTAGCGAGTGCTTCGGCTGACCGTCTTTTACAGAGATCACGACAGCATGGTAGGTCGCCAGCACGATATCGGGTGCCAGTTGGCAAACGGCGAAATCCGTTATCGAAATATCAACCGGCGGCTCCTGTGCGAGTTCCTCGATAATCCGCCGCTTGTCGCATATCGTTCCCGATGCCCCGAACTCGATGAAATCGTCGGCGAGAAGTTTGTTCAGTTCTTCAGATGAACGTCTGATGTCGGGTTGAAGGAGGCGTTGTTCGAGAGAGTAGAGAAGTTGGTGGATGGGGTTATCAGGTTTCATTTGTTGCATGCGTTGGACATCAGTTATCGGCAATTTCGGAATTCATCACCCGTTGGGTGCGCTACGGGGCTTCCGCCAATTCGCTAATCGGTCGATCGGTGTTCTCTTCTCGATGTTCCATAACTTGCCTCGGCTTAGTATATCACCAGACTGCAAATTCAAGCAACTTGTTTCGCCCCCACTCACCCACTACCGCATTGACAATTGCGGGCACAATCGGGATATTCACCAGTCATGTTTATCGACTACGTTGAAATCGAGGTGCAAGCGGGGGATGGCGGTCACGGGTGTATCGCCTTTCGGCGCGAAAAGTATATCCCCAAAGGGGGACCGGACGGCGGCGACGGAGGCTGGGGCGGCGATGTGATCGCAGTTGCCGATGATAACCTCACCACACTGCTCGATTTCCGATATCGCAAGAGCTACAAGGCTGAGCGGGGCGGGTTCGGCTCTGGCGGGCTCAAGACCGGCAAGAACGGCGAGAGTATTCGGCTCCGTGTACCGGTGGGGACAATCATCAAAGACCTCGAATCAGGGCAGACCATTGTCGACCTGGATGAACTGGGTGCGGAAATAGTGCTGGCCAAGGGGGGCAAAGGGGGGCACGGGAATGCGTTTTACAAATCGCCAGTCAATCAGGCGCCGCGCAAAGCACAGGATGGTGCGCCCGGGGAACACAAGCGGCTGTCGCTGGAGTTGAAACTTCTGGCCGATGTCGGGCTCGTGGGGAAACCGAATGCGGGGAAATCAACTATTCTTGCCACGTTCTCGGCGGCGCGGCCGAAGATTGCTGAGTATCCATTCACCACGCTCGTGCCGAATCTTGGCATAGTCAAATTCCGCGAATACAAATCGTGCGTAATGGCGGATATTCCGGGACTGATCGAAGGGGCATCACAGGGGAAAGGGCTCGGCATTCAGTTTCTTCGCCATATCCAGCGGACCGGCATGCTCGTGTACGTGATCGATGTAAACGATGAGAATATCGAAGAGACGCACGCCACGCTCGCACAGGAACTGGAGGCGTTCGATCAGACGCTGCTGACGAGGCCTTCGGTGACGGCGATAACCAAGATTGACACGCTCTCCGAAAGTGACCTTAAATCGATTTCCGGAAAACTGCCGGGTGATTATATTTACCTCTCGGCCGTGGCCGGGATGGGGACGGACCGATTCCTGCAGACGATTGAGAAGACGCTTGACGAACAACGAGCTCACAGAACGACTGATTGATACGATTGCGCTTTTGAATGTCCCGGGAGTTGGCAAGGGGCGGTTTCATAAGTTGGTGGCGCAGTTCGGTACACCGGCCCGGGTGATGGCGGCGACGGTCTGGGAACTAGAGGCGGTCCCACTGGTCTCGCACACGACCGCGGCGAGTATCAGAACGAGTTGCGACCGGGACAAAGCCAAGGAACTCTACGCACGTATCGTGCAGCTTGGCTGGAGCATGCTGTTCCCGGAACATCCCGAGTACCCCAAACAGCTTCTGCCGTTGGCGGACCGTCCGGCGCTGTTATTTCGCCTGGGAGAGCCGACCAAAGCCGAAGACAAGATGATTGCGATAGTTGGGACACGACACGCATCGGAGAGGGGGAGAGCTTTCGCGCGGAATCTGGCGGCAGATTTGGCAAAAGCGGGCGTGATCGTGGTGTCGGGGATGGCGGAGGGGATTGATTCCGCTGCTCATCAGGGAGCGCTGGAGGCGGGGGGCAAGACGATTGCAGTTTGGGGGACGCCGCTGAATCATGTTTATCCGACAAGTAATCGAGGTCTCGCTGATAGGATCATGCGACAGGGAGCAGCGTATTCGGAATATTTTCCGGATATCAAGCCAGAGCCCGGTTTTTTCCCGGAGCGGAATCGAATCATATCGGGACTTTCGGAGGGAGTGGTGGTAGTTGAAGCGGGGCGGAAGTCCGGCGCATTGATCACCGCCGACTTGGCACTTGAGCAGGGGAAAGAACTGTTTGCGGTGCCGGGCGGGCCGGAGTCGATGGCGAGCCTTGGCACCAACGCGCTTATCAAGAAGGGCGCGAAGCTGCTGACGAATGTGGAAGATATTTTCGATGAACTGCCACGGCTCAAGGGACAGGTGGTGGCACAGAAGTTTCAGACTCTGCCGGATTTGACCGATACCGAAAAGCAGTTGGTCGGCCATCTGGCCTCCGGGCCGCTGCAAATAGATCAACTTTCACGGACCGCCGGACTGCCGGTCGCCGAGTTGCTGGAGTATCTTCTGGCGCTCGAACTCAAGGGAGCGGTGCAGGAACTGTCCGGCAAGCGATACGTTTTGGTCGAGTGATTCGATGGTGAAACAGACAACCAAGATTGTGAATAAATTGGGGCTTCACGCCCGTCCTGCGGCGATGGTGGTGACGACTGCCTCGCGGTTTGCCTCCGAGGTGTATATCACCAAAGACGACCTCCGGGTGAACGGCAAGTCCATCATGGGGGTGATGATGCTGGCAGCCGAAATGGGGTCGGACCTGACAATTGAGGCAAATGGGGAGGACGAAAACCAGGCGCTGGCGGAGATTCTGAAAGTCATCGCATCCGGGTTCGGCGAAAACGGCTGACATTTGGCTTGCCTGCCGCTTGAGCATTCCCTTACTTTCCTTTCGATCTAACGAAGTGCTTGTAAGGTAGCAGGATGCGAACTGGTCGTCGCACATTCAAGGGGCAGCCGATATCGCCCGGTATTGCCATGGGACGCACCCGGGTGATCCTTCCGGGGGATATCAAGATAGCCGAAGTGGTGGTAGCGCCATCGCGGGTCAACGATGAGATCGAGGCGCTGGAGCGGGCAGTCGCAGCTGCTCTGGAAGAACTTCGGGCGATCCGTACGACTGCCGGGAAGAAAGTCGCCGGACCGGTCGCGAAAATATTCGATGCCCAGGTGTTGATCGCGGGGGATTACGAGTTTCTCAAACAGGTCAAAGAACAGATCACATCGCAGCGACGGAACGCCGGTTTTGTGTACAACTCGCTGGTAGAACGGACCACGGTTCCGCTCCGGATGTCGCGGGATCCCTACATGCAGCAGATGGCGCTCGATATCGAGGCGGTTTCGCGGAAAGTGCTGTCGCACCTGCAGGGTTCGGGCGAACTTTCACAGGCCAATTTCCAGCCGGACACGGTCCTGGTCGGTAAGATGTTCACCCCCGGCGATGTCCTCAGTTATCGCCATCGGAAGGCGGTCGGTTTTCTGGTGGGCGAGGGGGGACGCAACTCGCACATGGCGCTGATCGCGCGGTCGCTCATGGTGCCTGCCGTGGTGGTGGAAGATATCTGGACACAGGCATGCGATGACTGCCCGATCATTATCGACGGCAACACGGGTGTGGTAATCGCTCATCCGACAGAGGCTGAGTGGACCGAGTATCAGAAGCTTCGCAAACGCCAAGGTCCGGCGACTATATTACGCATCAAGAAACTTTCGACCATACCGCCCAAGACGAAAGACGGCAAGCCATTCAAAATAGCGGCCAATTTGGAGCTTCCGGGCCCGATGGACGAGATCCTGGCCGAGCAACGATTTCCGGTGGGTCTGTACCGGACGGAGTTCATGTACCTCGAGGCCGGGACGTTTCCCGACGAAGAGGCCCAGTACCAGCATTATGCCGCAATAGCAGAGACGTTCGCGCATTCCGAGGTGATTCTTCGCACGTTTGATATCGGCTCGGACAAGATGCATCCGTCCGGCCAGATGCCGCATGAGGATAACCCGGCGCTGGGGTTCCGCGGGATCCGCCCCATGCTCGCCATGCCGGAAGTGTTCAAAGATCAGCTCCGGGCGATGCTTCGTGCCTCCGTGCGAAAGAATCTCAAGATCATGCTTCCCATGGTGTCTGACCTGGCAGAATTCGAAAAGGCACGCAAACTGCTTGGACAGGTAATGCTGGAGCTCAGGCGCGACCGGATACCCTTTGACGAAAATATCCAACTCGGCATCATGGTGGAGGTCCCCTCGGCGGCGCTGACCGCCGATTGCCTGGCGGAGAAGGTCGATTTCATGTCGATCGGGACCAACGACCTCACACAATACACGTTGTCGGCCGACCGGAGCAATGGCCGAGTGGCCGATATCTACAGTCCATACCACCCCTCGGTGCTTCATTTGATCAAGCTGACGGTTGATGCTTGTAAAAAGCGAAGGAAACCGGTATCTATATGTGGGGAGGTGGCCGGGGACCAGTTGGCGCTGCCGCTCTTTATGGGGATGGGAGTGGACCAGTTGTCCATGAGCCCGGTGAAGATCTTTGATATGTGCCGGCTGGTAAAGCAGTTGGACTCGGAATTGGTCCGGCTGCTGGTCGGCTCAGTGATGAGCAGCAGTTCGGTGGCAGCGGTGACCCGGAAGCTCCAGAGTTTCCGGGATGCGTTGGAACAAAAACAACCTTTTAGATAACAGGAAACAGAGCCTTGGCAGTGTTAGATAATGTCGATACCATTCGCTCGGTCGACCCGGGCAATATGTATAACCGGATTTTCGACTTTCCGGAGCAGGTGGCCGAGGCGTTCAAACTCGCCGAGGGGTGGAAGGTCAACCCGACCGATTTCGCCGGCGTCAAAAATATCGTCCTGATCGGCATGGGCGGGTCGGCCATCGGCGGTGACCTGGTCCGCACCTATCTCGGGGCACGACTACAGGTCCCCATGGTGATCTGCCGTCATTACGCCTTGCCGGAATTCGTCGATGATGAGACGCTGGTGATTGCCTCGTCCTATAGCGGCAATACCGAAGAGACCATGTCGGCGCTCGATGATGCCCTGGGGCGCAAAGCTATGCTGGTGGCGCTCACCACCGGTGGCATGATGGCGGAAGTTTGCAAATTGAATGATATCCCCATGCTGACCCTTCCGGCCGGTTTGCAGCCGCGTGCGGCGCTGG
Encoded proteins:
- a CDS encoding tRNA-binding protein, whose product is MYTISFSDFEKVDIRVGVIVEVTDFERARVPAYKLKIDFGPELGIKQTSARFKQDYTSEQLLGKQCLAVVNFEPKNIGGFMSEVLLLGVPRTGGGIVLVSPVDAAEIGGRLY
- a CDS encoding nitroreductase family protein, with amino-acid sequence MDDSIFFRRQSKRSYLPDPLPQDKLDRLYEIIQWSPSGSNSQPWRFIFVSEPSQKERFMKALARGNQWAAAAPILIAVCSRPSDDGVRDDDPVQYYSFNTGLAVMSLLLGATDMDLLAHPMAGYDAKKVKEALAIPDDYHVLCVIALGYKGPIESLDERTRAKDEAPRTRKELSEIISLDRFEF
- a CDS encoding PfkB family carbohydrate kinase codes for the protein MITAIGNPVYDYIKTPRVDTKERILSGCSTNAALALSKLGEKVRLVGAVGDGFKQQFIHDLHRFNIEPVITPSSGTGGFSLIYYDAFGNRTLDLLGKADNIAGLTPSMYTDSQAVLIGPILGEVSFDNIREISRRFRGLFFCDPQGLIRGVGPDGRIFHEKKPGIEQILGLFDIVKPNELEGKILTGIDCRENPYEAARRIKSWGPKLVIVTLAELGSVIYDGTTFIDIPPYDVDLIDATGAGDTYMAGFTFEYLKTGGDLRKAGCFASCTSSIMIEYVGPDFVMTESLVRARQQTLLAMSDYRVKVAVNA
- a CDS encoding CDP-alcohol phosphatidyltransferase family protein, whose amino-acid sequence is MRTVQNEPPLTINQRKRQWYERWSLGLGHICLKMGLTPNMLTAASLVCAFISGIYFWKAQMGWGVFWMLMTAFTDMLDGSTARAGNMGTVFGGILDHVSDRYGEFFILAGITMSKVTHPGWGLFALFAMLIASYTRAAAESMGKIENCAVGIMGRMEKFLLIMAGAIIEIYLPGGSWPRGRWLEFALIIVGLTSLITAVQRLIYARKLLGNKRHV
- a CDS encoding DUF4440 domain-containing protein; this translates as MQQMKPDNPIHQLLYSLEQRLLQPDIRRSSEELNKLLADDFIEFGASGTICDKRRIIEELAQEPPVDISITDFAVCQLAPDIVLATYHAVVISVKDGQPKHSLRSSIWKLADGSWRMLFHQGTPTAMPSHS
- the obgE gene encoding GTPase ObgE — protein: MFIDYVEIEVQAGDGGHGCIAFRREKYIPKGGPDGGDGGWGGDVIAVADDNLTTLLDFRYRKSYKAERGGFGSGGLKTGKNGESIRLRVPVGTIIKDLESGQTIVDLDELGAEIVLAKGGKGGHGNAFYKSPVNQAPRKAQDGAPGEHKRLSLELKLLADVGLVGKPNAGKSTILATFSAARPKIAEYPFTTLVPNLGIVKFREYKSCVMADIPGLIEGASQGKGLGIQFLRHIQRTGMLVYVIDVNDENIEETHATLAQELEAFDQTLLTRPSVTAITKIDTLSESDLKSISGKLPGDYIYLSAVAGMGTDRFLQTIEKTLDEQRAHRTTD
- the dprA gene encoding DNA-processing protein DprA; the protein is MTNNELTERLIDTIALLNVPGVGKGRFHKLVAQFGTPARVMAATVWELEAVPLVSHTTAASIRTSCDRDKAKELYARIVQLGWSMLFPEHPEYPKQLLPLADRPALLFRLGEPTKAEDKMIAIVGTRHASERGRAFARNLAADLAKAGVIVVSGMAEGIDSAAHQGALEAGGKTIAVWGTPLNHVYPTSNRGLADRIMRQGAAYSEYFPDIKPEPGFFPERNRIISGLSEGVVVVEAGRKSGALITADLALEQGKELFAVPGGPESMASLGTNALIKKGAKLLTNVEDIFDELPRLKGQVVAQKFQTLPDLTDTEKQLVGHLASGPLQIDQLSRTAGLPVAELLEYLLALELKGAVQELSGKRYVLVE
- a CDS encoding HPr family phosphocarrier protein, giving the protein MVKQTTKIVNKLGLHARPAAMVVTTASRFASEVYITKDDLRVNGKSIMGVMMLAAEMGSDLTIEANGEDENQALAEILKVIASGFGENG
- the ptsP gene encoding phosphoenolpyruvate--protein phosphotransferase — translated: MRTGRRTFKGQPISPGIAMGRTRVILPGDIKIAEVVVAPSRVNDEIEALERAVAAALEELRAIRTTAGKKVAGPVAKIFDAQVLIAGDYEFLKQVKEQITSQRRNAGFVYNSLVERTTVPLRMSRDPYMQQMALDIEAVSRKVLSHLQGSGELSQANFQPDTVLVGKMFTPGDVLSYRHRKAVGFLVGEGGRNSHMALIARSLMVPAVVVEDIWTQACDDCPIIIDGNTGVVIAHPTEAEWTEYQKLRKRQGPATILRIKKLSTIPPKTKDGKPFKIAANLELPGPMDEILAEQRFPVGLYRTEFMYLEAGTFPDEEAQYQHYAAIAETFAHSEVILRTFDIGSDKMHPSGQMPHEDNPALGFRGIRPMLAMPEVFKDQLRAMLRASVRKNLKIMLPMVSDLAEFEKARKLLGQVMLELRRDRIPFDENIQLGIMVEVPSAALTADCLAEKVDFMSIGTNDLTQYTLSADRSNGRVADIYSPYHPSVLHLIKLTVDACKKRRKPVSICGEVAGDQLALPLFMGMGVDQLSMSPVKIFDMCRLVKQLDSELVRLLVGSVMSSSSVAAVTRKLQSFRDALEQKQPFR